A window of Phocoena phocoena chromosome 6, mPhoPho1.1, whole genome shotgun sequence contains these coding sequences:
- the UBAC1 gene encoding ubiquitin-associated domain-containing protein 1: protein MFVQEEKIFAGKVLRLHVCASDGAEWLEEATEDTSVEKLKERCLKHCAHGSLEDPKSVTHHKLIHAASERLLSDTKTLLEENVQDEDVLLLIKKRAPAPLPKMADVSAEEKKKQEQKAPDRDAIFRATADLPSYDMDRAVVQTNVRDFQTELRKILVSLIEVAQKLLALNPDAVELFKKANAMLDEDEDGRVDEAALRQLTEMGFPESRAVKALRLNHMSVPQAMEWLIEHAEDPTIDTPLPGPALQGEAGAEAAPAAAAGTSAEGEEDRDELTEIFKKIRRKREFRADARAVVSLMEMGFDEKEVIDALRVSNNQQSAACEWLLGDRRPSPEELDKGIDPDSPLFQAILDNPVVQLGLTNPKTLLAFEDMLESPLNSTQWMNDPETGPVMLQISRIFQTLNRT from the exons ATGTTCGTGCAGGAGGAGAAGATCTTCGCGGGCAAGGTTCTGCGGCTGCACGTCTGCGCGTCCGACGGCGCCGAGTGGCTGGAGGAGGCGACCGAGGACACCTCGGTGGAGAAGCTCAAGGAGCGCTGCCTTAAGCAC tgcGCTCATGGGAGCTTAGAAGACCCCAAGAGTGTGACCCATCACAAATTGATACACGCCGCTTCGGAGAGGCTGCTGAGTGACACCAAGACCCTCCTGGAGGAGAACGTCCAGGACGAAG ATGTCTTATTGCTGATCAAAAAGCGTGCTCCAGCCCCGCTCCCCAAGATGGCTGATGTCTCAGCAGAAGAAAAG AAAAAACAAGAGCAGAAAGCCCCGGATAGAGATGCTATCTTCCGAGCCACCGCCGACCTGCCTTCCTACGACATGGACCGGGCCGTGGTGCAGACCAACGTGAGAGAC TTCCAGACGGAGCTCCGGAAGATCTTGGTGTCTCTCATCGAGGTGGCACAGAAGTTGCTGGCGCTGAACCCGGACGCGGtggaattatttaagaaagcaAACG CCATGctggacgaggacgaggacggcCGTGTGGACGAGGCGGCCCTGCGGCAGCTCACAGAGATGGGCTTTCCCGAGAGCAGAGCCGTGAAGGCCCTGCGGCTAAACCA CATGTCGGTGCCCCAGGCCATGGAGTGGCTAATCGAGCACGCGGAAGACCCCACCATAGACACGCCGCTTCCAGGCCCGGCCTTGCAGGGAGAGGCGGGCGCCGAGGCCGCCCCTGCCGCTGCCGCCGGGACCAGCGCGGAGGGTGAGGAGGACAGAGACGAGCTGACGGAGATCTTCAAGAAGATCCGGAGGAAAAGGGAGTTCCGCGCAGACGCCCGG GCCGTCGTTTCCCTGATGGAGATGGGATTCGATGAAAAGGAAGTGATAGACGCCCTCAGAGTGAGCAACAACCAGCAGAGCGCCGCC TGCGAGTGGCTGCTGGGAGACCGCAGGCCCTCTCCTGAGGAGCTGGACAAGGGCATCGACCCCGACAGCCCTCTGTTTCAGGCCATCCTGGATAACCCCGTGGTGCAGCTAGGCCTGACCAACCCTAAAACCCTACTAG CATTCGAAGACATGCTGGAGAGCCCGCTGAACAGCACCCAGTGGATGAACGACCCCGAGACGGGCCCAGTCATGCTGCAGATCTCCCGCATCTTCCAGACCCTGAACCGCACGTAG